A single region of the Mycobacteriales bacterium genome encodes:
- the rodA gene encoding rod shape-determining protein RodA: MTDWSAPRGPFSLGRGRGRPAGALDRAAAVAPVRRLDWILLGAVAGLAVLGALLVWSATKPYNLTVGLDPNAYLKKDLLNIVIGVVLGAITILVDYRSLRAYTPVLYAGCILGLLAVLSPLGSVVNGAHAWISLGGGFEVQPSEFTKIALVVGLAMLLAERQDREAGPRDSDVMLALALAGLPVLLILVEPDLGVVLVCLAIIIGVLALSGARTRWIVGLLLFGVIGSFLVVRLHLLKTYQLQRLTAFTNPHANASSTGYNTHQAAIAIGSGGWTGKGLFHGSQTNGHFVPEQQTDFIFTVAGEELGFAGSAVLIALLGVVLWRGMRIAAQTEDLFGRLVAVGIVCWFGFQSFQNIGMTLGIMPVTGIPLPFISYGGSSMFANMVAIGLLENVHARSRE; the protein is encoded by the coding sequence GTGACCGACTGGAGCGCCCCCCGCGGCCCGTTCTCGCTGGGCCGGGGCCGGGGCCGGCCGGCCGGCGCGCTGGACCGGGCGGCCGCGGTGGCCCCCGTCCGCCGGCTCGACTGGATCCTGCTCGGCGCGGTCGCCGGGCTCGCCGTGCTGGGTGCGCTGCTCGTCTGGTCCGCGACCAAGCCCTACAACCTGACCGTCGGCCTGGACCCCAACGCCTACCTGAAAAAAGACCTCCTCAACATCGTGATCGGGGTGGTGCTCGGCGCGATCACGATCCTGGTCGACTACCGCTCGCTGCGCGCCTACACCCCGGTGCTCTACGCCGGTTGCATCCTCGGGTTGCTGGCGGTGCTCTCCCCGCTGGGCTCGGTGGTCAACGGCGCGCACGCCTGGATCAGCCTCGGCGGCGGGTTCGAGGTCCAGCCCTCGGAGTTCACCAAGATCGCGCTCGTGGTCGGGTTGGCGATGCTGCTCGCCGAGCGGCAGGATCGCGAGGCCGGCCCCCGGGACTCCGACGTGATGCTGGCGCTGGCCCTCGCCGGGCTGCCGGTGCTGCTGATCCTCGTCGAGCCCGACCTGGGGGTCGTCCTGGTCTGCCTGGCGATCATCATCGGGGTGCTGGCGCTGTCCGGCGCGCGGACCCGGTGGATCGTCGGTCTGCTGCTGTTCGGCGTGATCGGCTCGTTCCTCGTCGTCCGCCTGCACCTGCTCAAGACCTACCAGCTCCAGCGACTCACCGCGTTCACGAACCCGCATGCCAACGCCTCGTCCACCGGCTACAACACCCACCAGGCGGCGATCGCGATCGGCTCCGGCGGGTGGACCGGCAAGGGGCTGTTCCACGGCTCGCAGACCAACGGGCACTTCGTCCCGGAGCAGCAGACCGACTTCATCTTCACCGTCGCCGGTGAGGAGCTGGGGTTCGCCGGGTCGGCGGTGCTGATCGCGCTGCTCGGGGTGGTGCTGTGGCGGGGGATGCGGATCGCCGCCCAGACCGAGGACCTGTTCGGCCGGCTGGTCGCGGTCGGGATCGTCTGCTGGTTCGGCTTCCAGAGCTTCCAGAACATCGGGATGACGCTCGGGATCATGCCGGTGACCGGCATCCCGCTGCCGTTCATCTCCTACGGCGGATCCTCGATGTTCGCGAACATGGTGGCGATCGGTCTGCTGGAGAACGTGCACGCCCGCTCCCGGGAGTGA
- a CDS encoding TIGR03960 family B12-binding radical SAM protein yields the protein MPIESVFARLEPLLPRVQKPIQYVGGERNAGTKDWDAADVRWCLMYPDAYEVGLPNQGMQILYEILNEQPGVLAERTYSVWADLEALLREHGIPQFTVDGHRPVGAFDLLGVSFATELGYTNLLSALDLAGIPIEAADRDGSHPLVIAGGHAAFNPEPIAPFIDAAVLGDGEEAVLAITAVVRDWKRAERPGGRVGLLERLAGAGGVYVPSFYDVDYLPDGRIRRVAPNRAGVPYRVSKHTVMNLDEWPYPKHPLVPLAETVHERMSVEIFRGCTRGCRFCQAGMITRPVRERSLSTVVGMVDAGLAATGFEEVGLLSLSSADHSEIGEIAKGLADRYEGTNTSLSLPSTRVDAFNVELANELTRGARRSGLTFAPEGGSERIRRVINKMVTEEDLIRTVTTAYAGGWRHVKLYFMCGLPTETDEDVLAIAGLARKVVAAGRQAAGRNDIRCTVSIGGFVPKPHTPFQWAGQLGHEATDARLAKLRAAIGSDRAFSRAIGLRYHDGRPGTVEGLLARGDRRVAGVIRAAWELGARFDGWSEHFSFDRWMTAARSALAGTGVDVDWFTTRERELTEVLPWDHLDAGLEKDWLWQDWQDALAEVEVDDCRWSPCFDCGVCPAMGTEIQVGPTGQSLLPLAPVAPRS from the coding sequence GTGCCGATCGAGAGCGTCTTCGCACGCCTCGAACCGCTGCTGCCCCGCGTGCAGAAGCCGATCCAGTACGTGGGCGGCGAGCGCAACGCCGGAACCAAGGACTGGGACGCCGCGGACGTCCGCTGGTGCCTCATGTACCCGGACGCCTACGAGGTCGGGCTGCCGAATCAGGGCATGCAGATCCTCTACGAGATTCTCAACGAGCAACCCGGGGTCCTCGCCGAGCGCACCTACAGCGTCTGGGCGGATCTCGAGGCGCTGCTCCGGGAGCACGGGATCCCGCAGTTCACCGTGGACGGGCACCGGCCGGTGGGCGCGTTCGACCTGCTCGGGGTGAGCTTCGCCACCGAGCTCGGCTACACGAACCTGCTCAGCGCGCTGGACCTGGCCGGGATCCCGATCGAGGCCGCCGACCGGGACGGGAGCCACCCGCTGGTCATCGCCGGCGGGCACGCCGCGTTCAACCCGGAGCCGATCGCGCCGTTCATCGACGCCGCGGTGCTCGGGGACGGGGAGGAGGCGGTGCTCGCGATCACCGCCGTGGTCCGGGACTGGAAGCGGGCCGAGCGCCCCGGCGGCCGGGTCGGCCTGCTCGAGCGGCTGGCCGGCGCCGGCGGGGTGTACGTCCCGAGCTTCTACGACGTTGACTACCTGCCGGACGGGCGGATCCGCCGGGTCGCCCCGAACCGGGCCGGGGTGCCGTACCGGGTCAGCAAGCACACCGTGATGAACCTCGACGAGTGGCCCTACCCGAAGCATCCGCTGGTGCCGCTCGCCGAGACCGTGCACGAGCGGATGAGCGTCGAGATCTTCCGCGGCTGCACCCGGGGCTGCCGGTTCTGCCAGGCCGGGATGATCACCCGGCCGGTCCGCGAGCGGAGCCTGTCCACGGTGGTCGGGATGGTCGACGCGGGGCTCGCGGCCACCGGCTTCGAGGAGGTCGGGCTGCTCTCGCTGTCCAGCGCCGACCACTCCGAGATCGGCGAGATCGCGAAGGGCCTGGCCGACCGGTACGAGGGGACGAACACCTCCCTGTCGCTGCCCTCGACCAGGGTCGACGCGTTCAACGTCGAGCTGGCGAACGAGCTGACCCGGGGGGCGCGGCGCTCCGGGCTGACCTTCGCGCCGGAGGGCGGGTCGGAACGGATCCGCCGGGTGATCAACAAGATGGTCACCGAGGAGGACCTGATCCGGACCGTGACCACCGCCTACGCCGGCGGCTGGCGGCACGTGAAGCTCTACTTCATGTGCGGGTTGCCGACCGAGACCGACGAGGACGTGCTCGCGATCGCCGGGCTGGCCCGCAAGGTGGTGGCGGCCGGGCGGCAGGCGGCCGGGCGCAACGACATCCGCTGCACGGTGAGCATCGGCGGTTTCGTCCCGAAGCCGCACACCCCGTTCCAGTGGGCCGGGCAGCTCGGCCACGAGGCCACCGACGCCCGGCTGGCCAAGCTCCGCGCGGCGATCGGCAGCGACCGGGCGTTCAGCCGGGCGATCGGCCTGCGCTACCACGACGGCCGGCCGGGGACCGTCGAGGGTCTGCTCGCCCGCGGCGACCGCCGGGTGGCCGGCGTGATCCGGGCGGCCTGGGAACTCGGGGCGCGTTTCGACGGCTGGAGCGAGCACTTCTCCTTCGACCGCTGGATGACCGCCGCCCGGTCCGCGCTGGCCGGCACCGGGGTCGACGTCGACTGGTTCACGACGCGCGAGCGCGAGCTGACCGAGGTGCTGCCCTGGGACCATCTCGACGCCGGCCTGGAGAAGGACTGGCTCTGGCAGGACTGGCAGGACGCCCTCGCCGAGGTCGAGGTCGACGACTGCCGCTGGTCGCCGTGCTTCGACTGCGGGGTGTGCCCGGCGATGGGCACCGAGATCCAGGTGGGCCCGACCGGGCAGAGCCTGCTCCCGCTGGCCCCGGTGGCGCCGCGCTCGTGA
- a CDS encoding TIGR03936 family radical SAM-associated protein: protein MSRRQPERGADEIAQRLRIHYARRGRLRFTSHRDVQRALERALRQARLPVAFSGGFNRHPKISYVGAAPTGAASEAEYLEISLTERVRPASVRADLDAALPAGLDILEVVEAGPGSLPDRVTGSRWRVELPGVEEEAAAAAIAAFLAETSVPVERVLKDGRRILDARAAVVWLELGGRGSDGDPGPCAILELVVRHCTPAVRPDDVLAGLREVAALTLPVPAKVTRLAQGALDPCGDLADPLATDRAAPAADGSPQPVAASAVVDRPPPAGA from the coding sequence GTGAGCCGGCGGCAACCCGAGCGCGGCGCGGACGAGATCGCCCAGCGGTTGCGGATCCACTACGCCCGCCGCGGGCGGCTCCGGTTCACCAGCCACCGCGACGTCCAGCGGGCACTCGAGCGGGCGCTGCGGCAGGCCCGGCTGCCGGTCGCGTTCTCCGGCGGCTTCAACCGGCACCCGAAGATCTCCTATGTCGGGGCGGCGCCCACCGGCGCGGCCAGCGAGGCTGAATACCTGGAGATCTCGCTCACCGAGCGGGTGCGCCCGGCGAGCGTCCGGGCCGACCTGGACGCGGCGCTGCCGGCCGGGCTGGACATCCTGGAGGTGGTCGAGGCCGGACCGGGTTCGCTGCCGGACCGGGTGACCGGATCCCGGTGGCGGGTCGAGCTGCCTGGGGTGGAGGAGGAGGCGGCGGCCGCCGCGATCGCCGCCTTCCTCGCCGAGACCTCGGTGCCGGTCGAACGGGTGTTGAAGGACGGCCGGCGCATCCTCGACGCCCGGGCCGCGGTCGTCTGGCTCGAGCTCGGCGGGCGCGGCTCCGACGGTGACCCGGGCCCCTGTGCGATACTGGAGCTGGTTGTGCGGCACTGCACTCCCGCCGTGCGACCCGACGACGTGCTCGCCGGACTGCGCGAGGTCGCCGCGTTGACGCTGCCGGTTCCCGCCAAGGTGACCAGGCTGGCGCAAGGCGCCCTCGACCCCTGCGGCGATCTCGCCGATCCGCTCGCGACCGACCGGGCCGCCCCGGCTGCCGACGGCAGCCCGCAGCCGGTCGCGGCCTCGGCCGTCGTCGACCGGCCCCCGCCCGCGGGGGCCTGA
- a CDS encoding DUF1778 domain-containing protein, with the protein MAATLTIRLDAEDRAALEEAARSQGKGLSTFVRDLAEAEARRVRREAIRAHGERVMAHLAEHPAAESELDELGTPLSDLP; encoded by the coding sequence ATGGCAGCGACGCTCACGATCCGCCTGGACGCCGAAGATCGGGCCGCCCTGGAGGAGGCTGCGCGGAGCCAGGGCAAAGGACTCAGCACTTTCGTTCGGGACCTCGCCGAGGCCGAAGCACGCCGGGTGCGCCGGGAGGCGATCCGAGCGCACGGTGAGCGGGTGATGGCGCATCTGGCCGAGCATCCAGCGGCCGAGAGCGAGCTCGATGAGCTGGGCACGCCATTGAGCGATCTGCCGTGA
- a CDS encoding type II toxin-antitoxin system PemK/MazF family toxin, whose translation MSRHAAGTIVVVDWRGRALFDEPARLRPAVVVEDHDLFPEQYPNTIVVPLTREEGLAHESFAERIEPTPDNGAETTCWALAHHVTSVSLRRITSTPSRVTPDQLAAIRRRITVAVGVG comes from the coding sequence GTGAGCCGGCACGCGGCCGGCACCATCGTGGTGGTCGATTGGCGCGGCCGTGCGCTGTTCGACGAGCCGGCCCGGCTGCGGCCGGCCGTGGTGGTCGAGGACCACGACCTGTTCCCCGAGCAGTACCCCAACACGATCGTGGTGCCGTTGACCCGTGAGGAGGGGCTCGCCCACGAGTCCTTTGCCGAACGGATCGAGCCGACCCCCGACAACGGAGCCGAGACGACGTGCTGGGCATTGGCACATCACGTCACCAGCGTGTCGCTGCGACGCATCACCTCGACCCCCTCCCGGGTGACCCCCGACCAGCTGGCCGCCATCCGCCGGCGCATCACGGTCGCGGTGGGGGTCGGCTGA
- the rpmA gene encoding 50S ribosomal protein L27: MAHKKGASSSRNGRDSTAQRLGVKRFGGQAVRAGEILVRQRGTHFHPGELVGRGGDDTLFALADGAVQFGTRRGRRVVNIVPAETAQA; the protein is encoded by the coding sequence ATGGCTCACAAGAAGGGCGCCTCGTCGAGCCGTAACGGCCGGGATTCCACGGCGCAGCGGCTCGGGGTGAAGCGCTTCGGCGGGCAGGCGGTGCGGGCCGGGGAGATCCTCGTCCGTCAGCGCGGCACCCACTTCCACCCGGGCGAGCTGGTCGGTCGGGGCGGCGACGACACCCTGTTCGCGCTGGCGGACGGCGCGGTGCAGTTCGGCACCCGCCGCGGCCGGCGGGTGGTCAACATCGTCCCGGCGGAGACCGCGCAGGCCTGA
- the obgE gene encoding GTPase ObgE: MPGFVDRAVVHATAGDGGHGCTSVHREKYKPLGGPDGGNGGRGGDVVLVVDPQTTTLLDYHRHPHQRAGSGKPGQGGLRHGAHGADLILPVPDGTVVSAADGTLLADLVGAGSRYVAAAGGRGGSGNAALASPRRRAPGFALLGEPGQHADVVLELKTVADVALVGYPNAGKSSLVAALSAARPKIADYPFTTLVPNLGVVEAGELVFTVADVPGLIPGASQGRGLGHEFLRHVERCAVIVHVIDLASDEPGRSPAADLDVIEAELAAYGGLADRRRLIVLNKLDVVGAELAAELAGGLPDGVFTVSAATREGLRPLAFAMAEAVAGARAAAPAAEPTRIVLRPRAVDDAGFSVEADGDGFRVLGERPERWVRQTDFANAEAVGYLADRLARLGVETELAKRGAEPGVAVSIGEVTFDWEPSTPAGVAAVLATRGSDPRLDPTTRPPAATRRQAKRDRRQLDEPGPSR; encoded by the coding sequence GTGCCGGGTTTCGTCGATCGTGCGGTGGTGCACGCCACGGCCGGCGACGGCGGCCACGGCTGCACGTCGGTGCACCGGGAGAAGTACAAGCCGCTCGGCGGACCGGACGGCGGCAACGGCGGCCGGGGCGGGGACGTGGTCCTCGTCGTCGACCCGCAGACCACCACCCTGCTCGACTACCACCGCCACCCGCACCAGCGCGCCGGCTCCGGTAAGCCCGGTCAGGGTGGCCTGCGCCACGGTGCGCACGGTGCCGACCTGATCCTGCCGGTCCCCGACGGCACGGTCGTCTCCGCCGCCGACGGCACCCTGCTCGCCGACCTGGTCGGCGCCGGCAGCCGCTACGTCGCCGCCGCCGGTGGCCGCGGCGGTTCGGGCAACGCCGCGCTGGCCTCCCCGCGGCGCCGGGCGCCCGGTTTCGCGCTGCTCGGCGAGCCGGGCCAGCACGCGGACGTCGTGCTCGAGCTCAAGACCGTCGCCGACGTCGCCCTCGTCGGCTACCCGAACGCCGGCAAGTCCTCGCTGGTGGCCGCGCTCTCCGCCGCCCGACCGAAAATCGCCGACTACCCGTTCACGACCCTGGTCCCGAACCTCGGCGTCGTCGAGGCCGGCGAGCTGGTTTTCACGGTCGCGGACGTTCCGGGGCTCATCCCGGGCGCCAGCCAGGGCCGCGGCCTCGGCCACGAGTTCCTCCGCCACGTAGAGCGGTGCGCGGTCATCGTGCACGTCATCGACCTGGCCAGCGACGAGCCGGGGCGCTCCCCGGCAGCCGACCTCGACGTGATCGAGGCGGAGCTCGCCGCCTACGGCGGGCTGGCCGACCGGCGCCGGTTGATCGTGCTCAACAAGCTCGACGTCGTCGGCGCGGAGCTGGCGGCGGAGCTGGCCGGTGGCCTGCCCGACGGGGTGTTCACCGTGTCGGCCGCGACCCGCGAGGGGCTGCGCCCGCTGGCCTTCGCGATGGCCGAGGCGGTGGCCGGGGCGCGGGCGGCCGCGCCGGCCGCCGAGCCCACCCGGATCGTGCTCCGGCCCCGGGCCGTGGACGACGCCGGCTTCAGCGTCGAGGCGGACGGCGACGGGTTCCGGGTCCTCGGGGAGCGCCCGGAACGCTGGGTGCGCCAGACCGACTTCGCCAACGCCGAGGCGGTCGGCTACCTCGCCGACCGGCTGGCCCGGCTCGGCGTCGAGACCGAGCTGGCTAAGCGCGGCGCCGAACCCGGGGTCGCGGTGAGCATCGGCGAGGTCACGTTCGACTGGGAGCCCTCGACCCCGGCCGGGGTGGCCGCGGTCCTCGCCACCCGCGGTAGCGACCCCCGCCTCGACCCGACGACCCGTCCGCCCGCGGCGACCCGGCGGCAGGCGAAGCGCGACCGGCGCCAGCTCGACGAGCCCGGGCCGAGCAGGTGA
- the proB gene encoding glutamate 5-kinase translates to MTAVASARRLVVKVGSSSLTAPGGGVAPDRVDALVDVLAARVADGVEVVLVSSGAIAAGLAPLGLSRRPTDLATLQAAASVGQGALVACYAASFARHGRRVGQVLLTAEDVIRRAHYRNAQRTLDRLLALGVVPVVNENDTVATEEIRFGDNDRLAALVCLLVRADALVLLSDVDGLYDREPGRPGARRIAEVRGRADLAGVPLTRPGAVGVGTGGMATKVDAAGIAAQAGVPALIAGAADVEAALAGAAVGTLFHPVGPRVTARLLWLAHASAPRGRVVLDAGAVRAVIERRMSLLPAGVVAVDGEFVSGDPVDLVDADGRVLARGLAGYDAAELPAMLGRSTRELAASLGPEFAREIVHRDDLVVGQFDW, encoded by the coding sequence GTGACCGCGGTCGCCTCCGCCCGCCGGCTGGTGGTCAAGGTCGGCTCCTCCTCGCTCACCGCGCCCGGCGGCGGGGTCGCGCCGGACCGGGTCGACGCGCTCGTCGACGTGCTCGCCGCCCGCGTCGCGGACGGCGTAGAGGTCGTCCTCGTCTCCTCCGGTGCGATCGCCGCCGGGCTGGCCCCGCTGGGGCTCTCCCGACGGCCGACCGACCTGGCGACCCTCCAGGCCGCGGCGAGCGTCGGGCAGGGGGCGCTGGTCGCCTGCTACGCCGCGTCGTTCGCCCGGCACGGCCGGCGGGTCGGGCAGGTGCTGCTCACCGCCGAGGACGTGATCCGCCGGGCGCACTACCGCAACGCGCAGCGCACGCTGGATCGACTGCTCGCGTTGGGGGTGGTGCCGGTCGTTAACGAGAACGACACGGTCGCCACCGAGGAGATCCGTTTCGGCGACAACGACCGGCTGGCGGCCCTGGTCTGCCTGCTGGTGCGGGCCGACGCGCTCGTGCTGCTCTCCGACGTCGACGGCCTCTACGACCGGGAGCCCGGCCGGCCCGGGGCGCGCCGGATCGCCGAGGTTCGCGGCCGCGCGGACCTGGCGGGCGTTCCGCTGACCCGGCCGGGCGCGGTGGGGGTCGGCACCGGGGGGATGGCGACGAAGGTCGACGCCGCCGGGATCGCCGCGCAGGCCGGCGTGCCGGCGCTGATCGCCGGTGCCGCCGACGTCGAGGCGGCCCTGGCCGGCGCCGCGGTGGGCACGCTGTTCCACCCGGTCGGGCCGCGGGTCACCGCCCGGCTGCTGTGGCTGGCCCACGCCAGCGCCCCGCGCGGACGGGTCGTTCTCGACGCCGGGGCGGTGCGGGCGGTGATCGAGCGGCGGATGTCGCTGCTGCCCGCCGGGGTCGTCGCGGTGGACGGCGAGTTCGTCTCCGGGGACCCGGTCGACCTGGTCGACGCCGACGGCCGGGTCCTCGCCCGCGGCCTCGCCGGCTACGACGCCGCGGAGCTGCCGGCGATGCTCGGCCGCTCCACCCGGGAGCTCGCCGCGAGCCTGGGCCCGGAGTTCGCGCGGGAGATCGTGCACCGCGACGATCTGGTAGTGGGCCAGTTCGACTGGTGA
- a CDS encoding type II toxin-antitoxin system VapB family antitoxin: MRTTVTIDDELLHRAAELTGVTERTSLLREGLETLIRVESAKRLAALGGSDPAARAPRRDRGKSR; the protein is encoded by the coding sequence ATGCGGACCACTGTGACGATCGACGACGAGCTCCTTCACCGCGCGGCAGAGCTGACCGGCGTCACCGAGCGGACGTCCTTGCTGCGGGAGGGGCTCGAGACCCTCATCCGGGTGGAGAGCGCCAAGCGTCTCGCGGCCCTGGGGGGTAGCGATCCGGCGGCGCGGGCTCCCCGACGCGATCGAGGCAAGTCGCGGTGA
- a CDS encoding type II toxin-antitoxin system VapC family toxin, with protein MILVDTSVWIDHLRKVEPTLVDVLARDEVVCHTLVIQELALGSIKDREVLLDSLVQLRGCPFLTQAEMLALVDARRLWGRGLGAVDCHLLGSLLLLPGTRFWTRDKRLRTIAGELGVPPVVWS; from the coding sequence GTGATCCTGGTCGACACCTCGGTGTGGATCGATCACCTTCGTAAGGTCGAACCGACGCTCGTCGATGTGCTTGCCCGGGATGAGGTCGTCTGTCACACGCTGGTGATCCAGGAGCTGGCCCTCGGCAGCATCAAGGATCGAGAGGTGCTGCTCGACTCACTGGTCCAGCTCCGTGGATGCCCGTTCCTCACCCAGGCCGAGATGCTCGCCCTTGTGGACGCCCGCCGGCTGTGGGGGCGGGGGCTGGGTGCTGTCGATTGTCACCTTCTCGGGTCGCTCCTGCTGTTGCCCGGGACCCGGTTCTGGACGCGAGACAAGCGACTGCGGACGATCGCGGGGGAGTTGGGTGTGCCGCCGGTGGTGTGGTCGTGA
- a CDS encoding glutamate-5-semialdehyde dehydrogenase translates to MTSAAEVHDVARRARGAADELAQATRAAKDAALHAMADALDAATGAVLDANRRDVERARGDGTPAALIDRLSLDTARVAGMAGGLRAVAALADPVGETIRGSTLPNGLEIRQVRVPLGVVGIIYEARPNVTVDAAGLTLKSGNAVLLRGSSSARDSNAALVDVLSAAVAAAGLPGAAIALVPGVDHEATKHLMRAHGLVDVLIPRGGAGLIRSVIEESTVPVIETGIGNCHVYVDADADLEMAVRIVVNAKAQRPSVCNAAETLLVHRDAAPAFLPAVLPALAAAGVTVHGDPGVAGYAPSVVAATDEDWAAEYLSLDLAVAVVDSLADALAHIRRWGSGHTEAIVTRSLESARTFTARVDAAAVVVNASTRFTDGEQFGMGAEIGISTQKLHARGPMALSELTSTKWIVTGDGQVRGPA, encoded by the coding sequence GTGACCAGTGCAGCGGAGGTCCACGACGTCGCCCGCCGGGCGCGCGGTGCCGCCGACGAGCTCGCGCAGGCGACCCGGGCGGCGAAGGACGCGGCGCTGCACGCCATGGCCGACGCCCTCGACGCGGCGACCGGGGCGGTCCTCGACGCCAACCGCCGCGACGTCGAACGGGCCCGCGGGGACGGCACCCCGGCGGCGCTGATCGACCGGCTCTCCCTCGACACCGCGCGGGTGGCCGGGATGGCCGGCGGCCTTCGGGCGGTGGCCGCGCTGGCCGACCCGGTGGGGGAGACGATCCGCGGGTCCACCCTGCCCAACGGGCTGGAGATCCGCCAGGTCCGGGTGCCGCTCGGGGTGGTCGGCATCATCTACGAAGCCCGGCCCAACGTCACCGTCGACGCCGCCGGGCTCACCCTGAAAAGCGGCAACGCGGTGCTGCTGCGGGGCTCCTCGTCGGCCCGCGACTCCAACGCCGCGCTGGTCGACGTCCTGTCCGCCGCGGTGGCCGCCGCCGGGCTGCCGGGCGCCGCGATCGCCCTGGTGCCCGGCGTCGACCACGAGGCGACGAAGCACCTGATGCGGGCCCACGGGCTGGTCGACGTGCTCATCCCGCGCGGCGGCGCCGGCCTGATCCGGTCGGTGATCGAGGAGTCCACGGTTCCGGTGATCGAGACCGGGATCGGGAACTGCCACGTTTACGTCGACGCCGACGCCGACCTGGAGATGGCCGTCCGCATCGTCGTCAACGCGAAGGCGCAACGCCCGTCGGTGTGCAACGCCGCGGAGACCCTGCTCGTCCACCGCGACGCGGCGCCCGCCTTCCTCCCCGCGGTCCTGCCGGCGCTCGCCGCCGCCGGGGTCACCGTGCACGGGGACCCCGGGGTCGCCGGCTACGCGCCCTCCGTCGTCGCGGCCACCGACGAGGACTGGGCGGCGGAGTACCTCTCGCTCGACCTGGCGGTCGCCGTCGTGGACTCGCTGGCCGACGCGCTGGCCCACATCCGCCGCTGGGGCTCCGGGCACACCGAGGCGATCGTGACCCGCTCGCTGGAGTCGGCCCGCACGTTCACCGCCCGGGTCGACGCCGCCGCGGTCGTCGTCAACGCCTCGACACGGTTCACCGACGGGGAGCAGTTCGGCATGGGCGCCGAGATCGGGATCTCCACCCAGAAGCTGCACGCCCGCGGGCCGATGGCGCTGTCCGAGCTCACCTCGACGAAGTGGATCGTCACCGGCGACGGGCAGGTCCGCGGCCCCGCCTGA